Within the Aeromicrobium sp. Root236 genome, the region CAGCCGTACCGTGCTGGCACAGGGCACTCCGGCGTACGTGCTGAGGCCGGCGACCGTCGCCGACGTCCAGGCCGCCGTGTCGTTCGCCGGCGCCACCGGGCTCCCGGTGGCGGTGCGCGGCGGCGGCCACAGCTTCCCCGGCTTCGGGACCAACGCCGACGGGGTCGTCATCGACCTCGGGCGCCTCGCCGACGTGGAGGTCATCGACAAGGAGCGCCACGTCGTACGGATCGGCCCCGGTGCGACATGGGGGCAGGTCGCGGACACCTTGGCGCCGCACGGGTTGTCGATCTCGTCGGGCGACTCCCGGAGCGTCGGCGTCGGTGGGCTGACGCTGGGCGGCGGCATCGGCTGGAAGGTCAGGAAGTACGGGCTCGCGCTCGACAACGTGATCGCCGCAGAGGTCGTCATCGCGACGGGCGAGGTCATCCGTGCCAGCGCCGAGGAGGTCGACGAGCTGTTCTGGGCGATCCGCGGTGGTGGCGGCAACTTCGGCGTCGTGACCGCGCTGGAGTTCGCTACGCACGAGACCACCGACGTGTTCTTCGGCCGGATCGCGTTCCCCGCAGCCGAGGCTGCGACGGTCCTCCAGGGCTGGGCGGCGTACCTGCGCTCTGCTCCCGACGACCTCACCTCGACGGTCGAGCTCGCCAACCCGTTCGCCGGAGGACCCGAGGCGCCGGTCGTCGTGCGGGTCGTCTTCGACGGCGACGACCCGGCCGCGGCCGCTGCGGCGATCGACCCGATCCGCGGGCTCGGCACGGTGATCGAGGACGACGTGGCGCTGGTGCCGGTCGGCGCGACGCTCGAGGAGGGCATGGTCCCGCCGCCGGGCATCCGGATCGTGACCCGCAGCGGGTTCGTCGACGAGGCGTCCGTGCCGGACGTGCTCGGGATCCTTGCCGAGACGGGTGCCGTCGAGGGTTCCCCCGTCATCGCCATCCGCAGCGTCGGTGGTGCGGTGGCGCGGGTCGACGACGATGCCACGGCGTACGCGCACCGGCAGGCGGAGCTGATGTTCGCGACGACGATGGTGGGGCCTGAACCGGTCATCGCCGCCCGGCGACCCGGCTTCGACGCCACTTGGGCGAAGCTCGCTCCGCACGTCAGCGGTGCGTACGGCAACTTCCTGTCGTCAGCGTCCGAGGCTGATGTCGATGCGGTCTACCCGTCGGAGACGTACCGGCGGCTCCGGGCGGTCAAGCGGGAGTACGACCCCGGCAACCTGTTCGCCGGCAACCACAACATCCGCCCCTAGGCCCCGCTGAGCGTGACGAGTTGCAGGCTCGCCTGGGCGTGTCGCCTGCAGCTCGTCACGCTCACGGCTGGTCAGCGCGCGTGAGCGGTGAGGCAGTCGGGGTTGAAGACACGGGTGGTCGAGGGCGGATCGCTCGCCAGCCGCAGCGCGGAGGGAACCGGCCGGCGTACGAGCTCACCGCCGCAGTTGGGGCACACACCGCGGAGGACGTCGTCGGCGCAGTCGCGGCACCACGTGCACTCGTAGGTGCAGATCAGGACGTCGGTGGACAGCGGATCGAGGTCGCGATCGCAGCACTCGCAGTTGGGGCGGATCTCCAGCATGCGACCAGTATGGCTGGTCAGGCCGGCTCGGGCGGGCCGTTGGCGATGAGCTCCTCGAACCCCTCCTCGTCGAGGATCGGGACGCCGAGCTGCTCCGCCTTGTCGGCCTTGGACCCGGCATTCTCGCCCACCACGACGTAGTCGGTCTTCTTGGACACCGACCCCGACGCCTTGCCGCCGCGGGCGATGATCGCCTCCTTGACCGAGTCACGGGTGAACCGCTCGAGCGACCCGGTGACCACGATCGTGAGCCCCTCGAGGGTGCGCGGGATCGACGCGTCGCGCTCGTCCCGCATGCGTACGCCCGCCTCGCGCCACTGCCGGACGATGTTGGCGTGCCAGTCGACGGCGAACCACTCGACGACGGCCTCCGCGATCGTCGGGCCGACGCCGTCGACGGCCGAGATGGTCTGGACGGCGTCGTCAGCCCCCACGACCTCCTCGATCGCCTCCATCGAGGCGAAGTGCGTCGCCAGCGCGCGGGCCGCGGTCGGCCCGACGTGCCGGATCGACAAGGCGACGAGGACGCGCCACAGCGGTTGGGTCTTGGCCTTCTCGAGGTTGTCGAGCAGGGCAAGGCCGTTGGCACTCAGCACGCGTTCGCCGACACCGTCGGCGAGCTCGGCCTTCTTGGCGAGCCGGGTGTAGAGCGGGACCTGCAGCAGCTGGTCGGCGGTCAGCGAGAACAGCCCGCCCTCGTCGACCAGCACGCCGGCGTCGAGGAGTGCGGTCGCACCCTCCCAGCCGAACACCTCGATGTCGAACGCGCCGCGCCCGCCGACGTGGGTGAGCCGCTCGCGCAGCTGGGACGGGCACGAGCGGGTGTTGGGGCAGCGGATGTCCTTGTCGCCCTCGCGGCTGGGCGCCAACGGGGTGCCGCAGGACGGGCACTCCGTCGGCATGACGAACTCGCGCTCGCTGCCGTCGCGGAGCGCCACCACGGGCCCGACGATCTCGGGGATCACGTCACCGGCCTTGCGCAGCACGACCATGTCGCCGATCAGCACGCCCTTGCGCTTGACCTCGTGCTGGTTGTGCAGCGTCGCCATCTCGACAGTCGACCCGGCGACCCGGATGGGTTCCATGACGCCGTAGGGAGTGACCCGGCCGGTGCGGCCGACGTTGACCCGGATGTCGAGGAGCCGGGTGTTGACCTCCTCTGGCGGGTACTTCCAGGCGATAGCCCACCGCGGTGCCCGCGAGGTCGAGCCGAGCCGGCGCTGCAGGTCGACCTGGTCGACCTTGACCACGACGCCGTCGATCTCGTGGATGACGTCGTGGCGGTGCTCGCCGTAGTAGTCGATGAACTCCTCGACCGCCTTGAGGTCGGGCAGCACCTTCGCGCGATCGCTGGTCGGCAGGCCCCACGCCTTGAGCGCGTCGTAGGCCTCGCTCTGCCGCTTGGGCGTGAATCCTTCGCGATAGCCGAGACCGTGGCACACCATCGACAGCGGCCGGCTCGCCGTGACCGACGAGTCCTTCATGCGCAGCGTGCCCGCAGCGGCGTTGCGGGGGTTGGAGAACGGGGTCTTGCCGGACTCGGCCCACGCGGTGTTGAACTCCTCGAACTCCTTGGTCGGGAAGAACACCTCGCCGCGCACCTCGACATAGGCGGGGATCGGGTAGTCCTTGGTCGCCGTGAGCCGGTGCGGGATGGCCTTGATCGTGCGGACGTTGGCGGTGACGTCCTCGCCGACCCGGCCGTCGCCGCGGGTGACGCCACGGGTCAGCACGCCGTCCTCGTACGTCAGGGAGATCGCCAGCCCGTCGACCTTGAGCTCGCAGAGGAACTCGGCGTTGTCGACGCCCTCGCGGAGGATGCGGGCGTGCCAGCTCTCGAGCTCCTCGATCGAGAACGCGTTGTCGAGGCTGTAGAGGCGTTCGCGGTGCTCGTAGGCCTCGAACGTCGACGAGATCATGCCGCCGACCTGCTGCGTCGGCGAGTCGGGCGTGCGGAGCTCGGGCAGCTGCTCCTCGAGACCCTCGAGCTCGCGGATCAGCTGGTCGTAGTCGTAGTCGGAGATGACCGGTGCGTCGTCGCGGTGATAGCGCTGCCGATGCTCCTCGATCGTCTCGGCGAGCTCCTTGTGCCGCTGCCTCAGGTCGTCGTCGGTCGCCATGGCTCGACTTTATCGCCGCGGGGGGACACTCGGCGCGGCGGAGAGGCTGTCGCCTAGGCTCACCGCATGAGATTCGTGGTGCTCCTGATCGTGGTGTCGACGGTGGCGGTCTTCGTGCTCCAACGGTTCATCGTGCGGCTCGCGACGAAGGCCCGCACGACCGAGCGCGTCCTGGCCGACGGCAAGCCCACGACGGCCGTCGTGCTCGACACGTACGACACCGGCTCCCGGGTCAACACCATCTATGTCATGGTCCGTCTGACCTTGCGGATCGAGGACGCCGAGGGCGTGCCGGGGTTCGAGACCACGACCGTCGCGCCGATCAGCCCGGTCAAGCTGCCGGACTTCGCGATCGGCCGCACCATCAAGGTGCGCGTCGACCCCGCGACCAAGGACGTCGCGATGGACCAGCCCCAACGCTGATCAGCCGGCCGCGACGCGCTGCGCCAGCACCAAGGCCTGTCGGGCCCATGCGGGCGAGGCGCCGGCCAGGCCGCAGGTCGGCGTGACGACAAGCCGTGCGGCGTACGCCTCCTCGTCGAACCCGAAGCGGCCGAAGAACGCCGCGATGCGGGTGACCAGCGCCTTGTCGGTGACACCAGCCGTGTCGGTGGAGGGGACCACGCCGAGCCACAGGTCGACGCCCTGCTCGAACGACTCCGCCCAGATGTCGTCGGGCCGGGCGAGCGACAGGTCGGACGAGATCGCCGTGAAGCCCGCGCCTGTGAGCAGCTCGACTGGTACGTCCGGCGCGCACGAGTGCACGACGGGGCGTGCCCCGGCGCCGGAGATCGCCTCGGTGACGAGGCGCAGCAGGGCGTCGGCCTCCGGCGGGTGGACGCTGCGGTGACGCGAGAACCCGCTGGCGGTCGGTATGCCGCCGGTGAGCACCGGGACGATCGACGGCTCGTCGACCTGCACCACGAGCTCGGCCTGCGGGAAGCGGCGACGCGCGTCGGCGACGTGCGCGCGGAGGCCCTCGGCGAGTGACTCGGCGATCTCTCGCCGGGCACCGTGGTCGGCGAGCATCTTGTCGCCTCGCGGTCGCTCGACGGACGCCGCGAGGGTCAACGGGCCGGTGACCTGGAGCTTGAGCAGACCTTCGTGCGTACCGGCGAGCTCCTCGGCGACGTCGAGGTCCTGCGCCAGCAGCGATCGCGCCCGGCGCTGGTCGGCGCCCTCCCCCACGCCGACGCGCCAGCCGTCAGGCTGCAGGTCGGCCTCGAGGCCCTCGAGCACGGCGAGCGTACGACCGATCATCCCGGCGTGCACGCCTCGCGCAGGGAGCTCCGGCACGTAGGGGAAGTCGCCGACCTCGCCCATGACGAGGCGGAGCGACTCGGCGAAGTCGGTGCCCGGCATCGAGCCGATGCCGGTGGCGATGCTCATGTGGTTCCTTCGTCTGATGGTGGAGCGGTGAGTAGGTCGCCTGTCGCGCGTGGCGGCGGTGGGCTGGTTGGCTGTACGGGCCCCGGATGGGCGACCAGGTCACCGCCCCAGGCGAGGATTGACGACTAACCCACCGCCACGCGGGCGGTACGACTGATGGTGGCCGAGCCGACGACGCGAGTGCCGTCGTAGATGACGCAGGCCTGGCCCGGGGCGATGCCGCTCGCCGGATCGTGGAGGTCGACGCGTACGTCGGAGCCGGAGACGTGCACCGTCGCGCGATGCTCGTCGCCGTGCGCGCGCAGCTGCACCGTGCAGTCGAGCGACCCGGCCGGAGGCGCACCGCACCACAGCGGCTTGATGCACTCGAGCGCGTCGACCGCGAGCGACTCCCGCGACCCCACGGTGACGGTGCCGCTGACCGGCTCGATGTCGAGCACGAAGCGCGGCTTGCCATCGTCGGCCGGGATGCCGAGCCGGAGCCCGCGCCGCTGGCCGATCGTGAACGCGTAGGCCCCGTCGTGCTCGCGCAGCACGGTGCCGTCCTCGTCGACGATCGTGCCCGGCTTGGGGCCGAGCTTCTCGCCGAGCCAGCCGGCGTTGTCGCCGTCGGGGATGAAGCAGATGTCGTGGCTGTCGGGCTTGGTCGCGACCTGGATGCCGCGCCGCGCCGCCTCGGCGCGTACGACGTCCTTGGTCGTGTCGCCGAGGGGGAACAACGAGTGCGCGAGCTGCTCCTGGGTGAGCACGCCGAGCACG harbors:
- a CDS encoding FAD-binding oxidoreductase gives rise to the protein MSTTLDTLRREFSGDIIEPGDTAYELASRTVLAQGTPAYVLRPATVADVQAAVSFAGATGLPVAVRGGGHSFPGFGTNADGVVIDLGRLADVEVIDKERHVVRIGPGATWGQVADTLAPHGLSISSGDSRSVGVGGLTLGGGIGWKVRKYGLALDNVIAAEVVIATGEVIRASAEEVDELFWAIRGGGGNFGVVTALEFATHETTDVFFGRIAFPAAEAATVLQGWAAYLRSAPDDLTSTVELANPFAGGPEAPVVVRVVFDGDDPAAAAAAIDPIRGLGTVIEDDVALVPVGATLEEGMVPPPGIRIVTRSGFVDEASVPDVLGILAETGAVEGSPVIAIRSVGGAVARVDDDATAYAHRQAELMFATTMVGPEPVIAARRPGFDATWAKLAPHVSGAYGNFLSSASEADVDAVYPSETYRRLRAVKREYDPGNLFAGNHNIRP
- a CDS encoding DUF1272 domain-containing protein: MLEIRPNCECCDRDLDPLSTDVLICTYECTWCRDCADDVLRGVCPNCGGELVRRPVPSALRLASDPPSTTRVFNPDCLTAHAR
- the ligA gene encoding NAD-dependent DNA ligase LigA translates to MATDDDLRQRHKELAETIEEHRQRYHRDDAPVISDYDYDQLIRELEGLEEQLPELRTPDSPTQQVGGMISSTFEAYEHRERLYSLDNAFSIEELESWHARILREGVDNAEFLCELKVDGLAISLTYEDGVLTRGVTRGDGRVGEDVTANVRTIKAIPHRLTATKDYPIPAYVEVRGEVFFPTKEFEEFNTAWAESGKTPFSNPRNAAAGTLRMKDSSVTASRPLSMVCHGLGYREGFTPKRQSEAYDALKAWGLPTSDRAKVLPDLKAVEEFIDYYGEHRHDVIHEIDGVVVKVDQVDLQRRLGSTSRAPRWAIAWKYPPEEVNTRLLDIRVNVGRTGRVTPYGVMEPIRVAGSTVEMATLHNQHEVKRKGVLIGDMVVLRKAGDVIPEIVGPVVALRDGSEREFVMPTECPSCGTPLAPSREGDKDIRCPNTRSCPSQLRERLTHVGGRGAFDIEVFGWEGATALLDAGVLVDEGGLFSLTADQLLQVPLYTRLAKKAELADGVGERVLSANGLALLDNLEKAKTQPLWRVLVALSIRHVGPTAARALATHFASMEAIEEVVGADDAVQTISAVDGVGPTIAEAVVEWFAVDWHANIVRQWREAGVRMRDERDASIPRTLEGLTIVVTGSLERFTRDSVKEAIIARGGKASGSVSKKTDYVVVGENAGSKADKAEQLGVPILDEEGFEELIANGPPEPA
- a CDS encoding methionine synthase → MSIATGIGSMPGTDFAESLRLVMGEVGDFPYVPELPARGVHAGMIGRTLAVLEGLEADLQPDGWRVGVGEGADQRRARSLLAQDLDVAEELAGTHEGLLKLQVTGPLTLAASVERPRGDKMLADHGARREIAESLAEGLRAHVADARRRFPQAELVVQVDEPSIVPVLTGGIPTASGFSRHRSVHPPEADALLRLVTEAISGAGARPVVHSCAPDVPVELLTGAGFTAISSDLSLARPDDIWAESFEQGVDLWLGVVPSTDTAGVTDKALVTRIAAFFGRFGFDEEAYAARLVVTPTCGLAGASPAWARQALVLAQRVAAG
- the mnmA gene encoding tRNA 2-thiouridine(34) synthase MnmA, with amino-acid sequence MRVIAAMSGGVDSAVAAARAVDAGHDVTGVHLALSRNPRSYRSGARGCCSIEDAGDARRAADQLGIPFYVWDMSEEFADNVVDDFIAEYTAGRTPNPCLRCNEKIKFAAVLDRALALGFDAVATGHYAQLETAADGTIEMHRAIDMGKDQSYVLGVLTQEQLAHSLFPLGDTTKDVVRAEAARRGIQVATKPDSHDICFIPDGDNAGWLGEKLGPKPGTIVDEDGTVLREHDGAYAFTIGQRRGLRLGIPADDGKPRFVLDIEPVSGTVTVGSRESLAVDALECIKPLWCGAPPAGSLDCTVQLRAHGDEHRATVHVSGSDVRVDLHDPASGIAPGQACVIYDGTRVVGSATISRTARVAVG